One part of the Schistocerca piceifrons isolate TAMUIC-IGC-003096 chromosome 7, iqSchPice1.1, whole genome shotgun sequence genome encodes these proteins:
- the LOC124805631 gene encoding piggyBac transposable element-derived protein 4-like has product MEELQSRGLYGIGIVRSNRKDLPDMLKKNSKLSRGEFEFAVRSCVAAVRWQDSKPVCILSNYHNPKHITTVLRRNQDRSRSKVFCPLAAAEYNKIMGGVDRFDQLGEWYAVGHRSRKWCHRLFFSLVDLVVVNSYVMWKLQKTEADQLTLRLHLACRFISGFSNRKRRGRPIHFQTPKRGVSGVPDELHLEKVGTHFPTKGTTNRRCCQCSTKNKGKRTKVICGNCRVPLCVAP; this is encoded by the coding sequence ATGGAAGAGTTACAGTCTCGTGGACTTTATGGCATCGGAATTGTTCGTTCAAACAGGAAGGATTTGCCTGATATGCTGAAAAAAAATTCTAAGCTTAGCAGGGGAGAATTCGAATTTGCTGTCAGGTCATGTGTTGCAGCAGTGAGGTGGCAGGATAGTAAACCTGTTTGTATATTATCAAATTACCACAATCCCAAACACATTACAACTGTTTTGAGAAGAAACCAAGATAGAAGCAGAAGTAAAGTATTCTGCCCATTGGCTGCGgcagagtataataaaataatgggaggagtGGATAGATTTGACCAGCTGGGTGAATGGTATGCTGTAGGCCATCGTTCACGGAAGTGGTGTCACAGACTGTTTTTCTCTCTTGTAGATTTGGTAGTTGTCAATTCCTACGTtatgtggaagctacagaagacagaagcagaccaGCTAACATTAAGATTGCACTTGGCATGCCGGTTTATCTCTGGCTTCTCAAATCGTAAGAGAAGAGGAAGGCCcattcattttcaaacaccaaaaagagGTGTGTCTGGAGTACCAGATGAACTTCAtctggagaaagttggaactcatttccctacaaaaggtacaacaaacagaagatgctGCCAATGTAGCACCAAGAACAAAGGAAAGAGAACAAAAGTAATATGTGGCAACTGTCgtgtacctttgtgtgtagcaccatgA